One Verrucomicrobiota bacterium DNA window includes the following coding sequences:
- a CDS encoding pyridoxamine 5'-phosphate oxidase family protein: MAKPIPEPIDPEKLAQLAQATMQSAKFPCLASMDGDQARLRPISPVRVDGFTVYVANLKQYHKTGELEKNPKVELCYLDSNHNQVRITGVTEVLTDDSVLQEIWDSNPLLRSYLGKRDNPNLIVYKIVPNQVRYMREWALEYYDIEIS, translated from the coding sequence ATGGCAAAACCGATTCCGGAACCTATTGACCCTGAAAAATTAGCGCAGTTGGCTCAAGCTACCATGCAATCGGCCAAATTTCCCTGTTTGGCCTCTATGGACGGAGACCAAGCTCGCTTGAGACCCATATCTCCGGTTCGTGTGGATGGGTTTACCGTCTATGTGGCCAACCTGAAGCAGTATCACAAAACAGGTGAACTTGAAAAAAATCCCAAGGTTGAGTTATGCTACCTGGATAGTAATCACAATCAGGTGCGGATTACCGGCGTTACCGAAGTGCTGACAGATGATTCGGTACTTCAGGAAATCTGGGACAGCAATCCTTTGTTACGCTCCTATTTGGGTAAGCGGGATAATCCTAATTTAATCGTCTACAAAATTGTGCCGAATCAAGTGCGCTA
- a CDS encoding VTT domain-containing protein → MRLLWIFLSLALLFTIPFLIWGEAMGATFSTEGAINWLSKFEKWAWAAGVALLLLDFVLPIPGTAVMSALGYVYGAILGGLISAMGSILAGLVAYAICRLLGPKAAKKLLGETDYYKGIKLFANTGGWIVVLSRWMPLLPEVVACMAGLTRMPIGKFVLALACGSIPLGFVFAYIGSTGMEYPILAIALSAAIPPILWIITRRLIKR, encoded by the coding sequence ATGAGACTTCTCTGGATATTCCTCAGTCTGGCACTTCTATTTACCATCCCATTCCTGATTTGGGGAGAAGCTATGGGTGCTACATTTTCGACAGAAGGAGCAATAAATTGGTTAAGCAAATTTGAAAAATGGGCCTGGGCCGCAGGCGTTGCACTACTCCTACTTGATTTCGTTCTTCCTATTCCCGGAACTGCAGTGATGTCAGCTCTTGGCTATGTCTACGGTGCAATCCTCGGGGGATTGATTTCCGCAATGGGTTCCATTTTGGCCGGACTCGTCGCCTATGCTATTTGCCGTCTACTGGGTCCCAAGGCTGCCAAAAAATTACTAGGCGAAACAGACTACTATAAAGGTATCAAACTGTTCGCAAACACCGGTGGATGGATCGTGGTCCTCTCCCGTTGGATGCCGTTGCTACCTGAAGTTGTTGCCTGCATGGCTGGCCTCACCCGAATGCCAATTGGTAAATTCGTTCTCGCCCTTGCCTGCGGCTCTATCCCACTCGGATTTGTCTTCGCCTACATTGGGTCAACCGGAATGGAATACCCAATTCTGGCAATTGCTTTAAGCGCTGCGATCCCACCGATTCTTTGGATTATCACCCGCCGTCTGATAAAAAGGTAG